In one window of Mastigocladopsis repens PCC 10914 DNA:
- a CDS encoding TrbI/VirB10 family protein, with the protein MLQFQSDNQSKVNNNGNSQQANSVDALLPLDEELVKNFESEDKLEEEEGEGEEEENPAAVQTKHDFVTSPWSRLGIIGGAFGVGFLVMFVVLNGMMNSGSNTAQTPVALSSPTPTSTPSEEKDGDVYAKLALQKQQQELETLNGKEEETKDNNTEQETLNKEKQALATTDTNTNKTASQTRVTPQQTPSKRQVYQEPNPESEYRLRRSAVLASRSIEPKSATATFPRITLPISKNNTAPARTISSLSPLRISETPKNPLAELERLRNLGSIGRVEYTSADNTIVASKVSEEEVLNSDETPRRRRRNRRSETSETSVENTINSTANNTGEVEELRPRWEPTRNTAKFTASYSKQTQLASVNYLSDEAQILEERQTQYLVVGSSASATLVTPLILAQGSTNNNIRFVARLDEPIKSNTSGIAIPAGTQLAVAMTGVDSGFNITAQVSAILKDGTEYPISPGAISILGKGNTPLIARPYKGKGGEIALGDATLGTIAGLAKVGEIINQPEEITEDLLFGGSRTRSRGNNRNIAGAFLQGAFGKVAETMGSRTQKATSEITSRPNIWYVPANTKISIVVNRSIKLY; encoded by the coding sequence ATGTTACAGTTCCAATCTGACAATCAATCCAAGGTTAATAATAACGGGAATTCACAACAAGCTAATTCTGTTGATGCACTCTTACCGTTAGATGAGGAATTAGTGAAAAATTTCGAGTCTGAAGATAAATTAGAAGAAGAAGAGGGGGAAGGGGAAGAGGAAGAAAACCCCGCAGCCGTTCAAACCAAACACGACTTTGTAACTTCTCCCTGGTCAAGACTTGGTATTATTGGAGGTGCATTTGGAGTAGGTTTTCTAGTCATGTTTGTCGTCCTTAACGGCATGATGAACAGTGGCAGCAATACTGCCCAAACTCCAGTTGCACTCTCCTCTCCTACTCCCACATCCACACCATCCGAAGAGAAAGATGGGGATGTTTATGCAAAACTAGCACTGCAAAAGCAACAGCAAGAACTTGAAACACTCAACGGTAAAGAGGAAGAAACTAAAGACAATAATACTGAACAAGAAACTCTAAATAAAGAAAAACAAGCTTTAGCTACCACTGACACAAATACTAACAAAACTGCAAGTCAAACTAGAGTTACTCCCCAACAGACACCTTCCAAAAGACAAGTATATCAGGAACCAAACCCCGAAAGCGAATACAGACTAAGACGCAGTGCAGTACTCGCATCTCGTTCCATCGAACCCAAAAGCGCTACTGCAACTTTCCCTCGAATAACTCTACCAATTAGTAAAAATAATACTGCTCCTGCACGCACAATCTCATCACTCAGCCCTCTTCGTATATCAGAAACACCAAAAAACCCCCTCGCCGAACTCGAACGCCTTCGTAACTTAGGAAGTATCGGTAGGGTTGAATATACCAGCGCTGACAACACCATCGTTGCAAGCAAGGTAAGTGAAGAAGAAGTACTCAATAGCGATGAAACACCCCGTCGCCGTCGCCGCAACCGTCGCAGTGAAACAAGCGAAACAAGCGTTGAAAACACAATCAACAGTACAGCCAACAACACAGGGGAGGTTGAAGAACTGCGTCCCCGGTGGGAACCAACTCGCAATACAGCCAAGTTTACTGCATCTTATAGCAAGCAAACTCAACTCGCTTCTGTTAACTACCTCAGTGATGAAGCCCAAATTTTAGAGGAAAGACAAACTCAATATTTAGTAGTAGGTTCTTCTGCAAGCGCTACCTTGGTTACTCCCCTGATACTTGCCCAAGGCAGTACAAATAACAATATTAGGTTTGTTGCTCGGCTAGATGAACCAATCAAAAGTAATACAAGTGGAATAGCCATCCCTGCTGGCACCCAGCTAGCAGTTGCTATGACTGGTGTAGATAGTGGATTTAATATCACTGCCCAAGTCAGCGCCATACTCAAAGATGGTACTGAATACCCCATCTCCCCCGGCGCAATCTCAATCCTGGGTAAAGGTAACACCCCCCTTATTGCCCGTCCCTACAAAGGTAAGGGGGGTGAAATCGCTCTTGGTGACGCCACTCTCGGTACTATCGCCGGACTTGCAAAGGTGGGGGAAATTATCAACCAGCCTGAAGAAATAACCGAAGATTTACTGTTCGGTGGTAGTCGCACCCGTTCTAGAGGCAATAACCGCAATATCGCAGGTGCATTTTTACAAGGTGCATTCGGCAAAGTTGCTGAAACTATGGGCAGCCGCACTCAAAAGGCTACTAGTGAAATTACCAGCCGTCCCAACATCTGGTATGTACCTGCCAATACCAAAATTTCTATCGTTGTCAATCGCTCTATCAAACTGTATTAA
- a CDS encoding helix-turn-helix domain-containing protein: protein MAGVTKVEIYESAEELQELLRKQKIVSSRERIQALYLLKIGHVKTIQDVAVVLGRARVTVQRWLKDYTESGIKGLLSTKKSPGRPPMINLQAREQLDRELQQPQGFKSYEEIRTWLKAVEGIEASYKVVHDTVRYQMKAKLKVPRAVGVKYDSEAELEFKKNCHNT, encoded by the coding sequence ATGGCTGGAGTCACCAAAGTAGAAATATATGAGTCAGCAGAAGAATTACAGGAACTGCTGAGAAAACAAAAAATAGTATCAAGTCGTGAACGGATTCAAGCGTTGTATTTGCTGAAAATAGGTCATGTAAAAACAATACAGGATGTAGCGGTGGTGCTAGGGAGAGCAAGGGTAACGGTACAAAGATGGTTGAAGGACTATACCGAATCAGGAATAAAAGGTTTATTGTCAACGAAAAAGAGTCCAGGAAGACCGCCAATGATTAACTTACAAGCAAGAGAGCAGCTAGACAGAGAACTTCAACAGCCACAGGGATTTAAAAGTTATGAAGAAATACGAACTTGGTTAAAAGCAGTGGAAGGGATAGAAGCATCATATAAAGTAGTACACGACACAGTGCGCTATCAAATGAAAGCGAAGCTAAAAGTACCGCGAGCCGTAGGTGTCAAATACGATAGTGAAGCAGAATTGGAATTTAAAAAAAACTGCCACAATACCTAG
- a CDS encoding IS630 family transposase produces the protein MRYWCGNESRVGLKTEPGRLITTKGVKPIGIMQWKRDNFYLYGLVEPLTGEHFIWEFSHLNTACFNIFLEKFSETYSQDIHILQLDNGAFHFSQHLKLPENIVLLFQPPHTPQVNPIERLWEEVKRHLTWESFSTLDELREFIWKRLEQLNTSIVASITGWDFILDALFVSGFS, from the coding sequence ATTAGATATTGGTGTGGAAACGAAAGCCGTGTGGGGTTGAAGACTGAACCTGGGAGATTAATTACGACAAAAGGAGTCAAGCCCATCGGCATTATGCAATGGAAGCGGGATAATTTTTATTTATATGGATTAGTAGAACCATTAACTGGAGAGCATTTTATTTGGGAATTCTCTCATTTAAATACAGCTTGTTTCAATATTTTTTTAGAAAAATTCTCAGAGACTTATTCTCAAGATATACATATTCTTCAGTTAGATAATGGAGCGTTTCATTTTAGTCAGCATCTCAAACTACCAGAAAATATAGTTTTGTTATTTCAGCCTCCGCATACACCTCAAGTTAATCCAATTGAAAGATTGTGGGAGGAGGTTAAAAGGCATTTAACTTGGGAAAGCTTCTCAACTTTAGATGAATTAAGAGAATTTATTTGGAAGCGATTGGAACAATTAAACACATCAATCGTTGCTTCTATTACAGGTTGGGATTTTATTCTTGATGCTTTATTTGTATCAGGCTTTTCGTGA
- a CDS encoding DUF192 domain-containing protein, which translates to MGATFTSNNQTIKLEVARVAQELSKGLKFRKSIPNNHGMLFAMNKSEPISLWMKDTHIPLDMIFLKNGEIKHIVKNVPPCTTRECPKYNSVYPVNQVIELPAGSADSLGLNNGGFLKINFN; encoded by the coding sequence ATTGGTGCGACCTTTACTAGTAATAACCAAACAATCAAACTAGAGGTAGCTAGAGTTGCCCAAGAACTATCCAAAGGACTCAAATTCCGCAAGTCAATACCCAACAACCACGGGATGCTATTTGCTATGAACAAATCCGAACCAATTAGCTTGTGGATGAAGGATACTCACATCCCCCTAGATATGATATTTCTCAAAAATGGAGAAATTAAACATATCGTCAAGAATGTACCACCCTGTACAACGAGGGAATGTCCTAAATACAATTCAGTGTACCCTGTCAATCAAGTCATCGAATTACCCGCAGGTAGCGCAGATTCTCTCGGGTTAAATAATGGAGGATTTCTCAAAATAAATTTTAATTAG